In Bacteroidia bacterium, a genomic segment contains:
- a CDS encoding site-specific integrase has product MVYTFGYYENEYSTKCKSYKRLKLSTGEKIHPKYWNKEKNRARTTSSFPEGTELNARLDQLDHAIRETHIRLKRKGIKATPDKLKDELPKTLGENKENNGITLFRFFENVIAQGKDQKQSPRTLKNYRCTLNHVLRFCKEERKEYHFEDIDFIFYDKFMKYLNDNTPFAPNSVGKHVSVIKAILNKAVERKYTNNLEYKGFKVPYEEPDMIYLNEEELTRIQNLNLNNNKRLDRIRDLFLIGCYTGLRFSDFTQIDENNIKKDGNNYVLQIKTQKTNQVVVIPLKSIIVNILQKYNYNIPNHISNQKMNSYLKELGKLAEINENITIYKTRNNERTKEILKKWELICTHTARRSFATNAYKSSPDLSYKLMKITGHKTERNFLRYIRINSEENAKLLMDSPFFK; this is encoded by the coding sequence TTGGTCTATACTTTTGGGTATTATGAAAATGAATATTCAACAAAGTGCAAAAGTTATAAAAGATTAAAATTATCCACAGGAGAAAAAATACATCCAAAATACTGGAATAAAGAGAAAAATAGAGCAAGAACAACAAGTAGTTTTCCAGAAGGCACAGAATTAAATGCAAGATTGGATCAACTCGACCATGCTATTAGAGAAACTCATATTCGACTAAAAAGAAAAGGAATAAAAGCAACACCGGATAAATTAAAAGATGAATTACCAAAAACATTAGGTGAGAACAAGGAAAATAATGGTATTACATTGTTTAGGTTCTTTGAAAATGTTATTGCCCAAGGGAAAGACCAAAAGCAAAGTCCAAGGACACTAAAGAATTATAGGTGTACTTTAAATCATGTTCTTCGTTTTTGCAAAGAAGAAAGAAAGGAATACCACTTTGAAGATATAGATTTCATTTTCTATGACAAATTCATGAAATACCTTAATGATAACACACCATTTGCTCCAAATTCAGTTGGAAAACACGTGTCAGTGATTAAAGCAATACTGAATAAAGCTGTAGAAAGAAAATACACGAATAATCTTGAATATAAAGGATTCAAAGTACCGTATGAAGAACCTGATATGATTTATTTAAATGAAGAAGAATTAACAAGAATACAAAATTTGAATTTAAACAACAATAAAAGGCTTGACCGTATTAGAGATTTGTTTTTGATCGGCTGTTATACTGGACTAAGGTTTTCTGATTTTACACAGATTGATGAAAACAACATTAAAAAGGATGGAAATAATTATGTCTTACAAATTAAAACACAAAAAACAAATCAGGTTGTAGTAATACCATTAAAATCTATTATTGTAAACATATTACAAAAATACAATTACAATATACCTAACCATATTTCCAATCAAAAAATGAACTCATATTTGAAGGAACTAGGAAAGTTAGCTGAAATTAATGAAAATATAACTATTTACAAGACAAGAAATAATGAAAGGACTAAAGAAATACTCAAAAAGTGGGAACTGATCTGTACTCATACAGCAAGAAGAAGCTTTGCAACCAATGCTTATAAATCATCACCAGACCTCTCATACAAATTGATGAAAATTACTGGACATAAAACAGAGCGAAATTTTTTACGATATATAAGAATTAATTCCGAAGAAAATGCAAAATTATTAATGGACTCTCCATTTTTTAAATAA
- a CDS encoding helix-turn-helix domain-containing protein, with translation MKNVILREITLQEFQDMISESVKLQLQVIVPLLQQNVYYLSSKEVAAELKVSKPTVLKWAKMGILIKHRIGSRVFFERTQVMKAVKAVNTIKYKREINFQYENKLEQ, from the coding sequence ATGAAAAATGTTATACTAAGAGAAATTACTTTACAAGAATTTCAGGACATGATTTCTGAATCTGTTAAATTGCAATTGCAGGTAATTGTGCCTTTGTTACAACAAAATGTATATTATCTGTCTAGTAAGGAGGTTGCGGCAGAATTAAAGGTGTCTAAGCCTACTGTCCTTAAATGGGCAAAAATGGGGATTCTTATAAAACATCGCATTGGTTCAAGGGTTTTCTTTGAGCGCACACAAGTAATGAAAGCTGTAAAGGCAGTAAATACAATAAAATATAAACGTGAAATTAATTTTCAATATGAAAATAAGCTAGAACAATAA
- a CDS encoding SH3 domain-containing protein: MKKLFVLFVTLLSLFTNVIGQEKYKVTSATLNIRDCPKKECNKVFELSYGDEVELIEKTTDDWYLINYYGKQGYVSSEFLSKSTPIIENDNDLQKDSYNKNTISLIIIVGITLIAIILGFISSSKTFHVISFTLLFVIIGLVVGFFIFGKVPFVNEYISLKFLNPLSNSADDDALFKIFSYAILEPIIQKIYISGAVGGIVGLIVGLLQKNKTKNE, encoded by the coding sequence ATGAAAAAACTATTTGTTTTATTTGTCACTTTGTTATCACTTTTTACAAATGTTATTGGGCAAGAAAAATATAAAGTAACATCTGCTACTCTTAACATTAGAGATTGCCCAAAAAAAGAATGTAACAAAGTCTTTGAACTAAGTTATGGGGATGAGGTTGAATTAATCGAAAAAACAACTGATGATTGGTATTTGATAAATTATTATGGAAAACAAGGTTATGTTTCCAGCGAATTTCTATCAAAATCAACACCAATCATTGAAAATGACAATGATTTACAAAAAGATTCTTATAACAAAAATACAATTAGCTTAATCATTATCGTTGGAATTACTTTAATTGCTATCATATTAGGTTTTATTTCAAGCAGCAAAACCTTTCATGTAATAAGCTTTACTTTATTATTCGTAATCATAGGACTTGTAGTTGGATTTTTCATTTTTGGAAAAGTTCCTTTTGTAAATGAGTATATTTCTTTAAAATTTCTAAATCCTTTGAGTAACTCTGCTGATGATGATGCCCTTTTTAAGATTTTTAGTTATGCTATTTTAGAACCAATTATTCAAAAAATTTATATAAGTGGAGCTGTTGGTGGCATTGTAGGACTTATAGTTGGACTTTTACAGAAGAACAAAACAAAAAATGAATAA
- a CDS encoding SIR2 family protein: MQLSEFIRLYPLRAKSLAWFFGAGTSASAGIPTASELVWEFKRKIYCSEEGYQISLFNNLSNPAIRNQIQSYFNSKNEYPKENSIKEYSIYFEKAYPSARDRSDYLMQQLQGMQNSFGHKVIGVLMKNEFIKLVFTTNFDKAFENAAIDQLKTMDKFFVASIDNTLTAIQKYHSNLRPFITKIHGDYFSEKLKNTSEELKQQDFQLRDILFHSCISNGLAVMGYSGRDESVMEIFNKALDQSTSFPNGIFWFIRTGSNPLKEVVEFIDKAKSKKIQAEFVEIETFDSAWAEIVKGISDLPVEDISKLNTNYFKRTNIKLPDKGTKYPVIRFNGIEIEELPSTARLIKCDAGNTKEIKELIHKSKADLIAIRKQSGIVGFGSDDEFEKVFSTYGQTEKDIFQIPESTINYDDSTLKGLLTYGLLKALTNNKPLIDIKRRNRYLVIPDPKMINDPFFEPLKKVLETPLTGIIPKTSIKWIHAIEICLQKKFSTSFLVISPTTLASKTDNQLERLKIAPFIKECTAKWFNNKYSNILDVWLDLIFLDKKEINISAFGNELKGFNANYKLKRESAFSRTI, translated from the coding sequence ATGCAACTTTCAGAATTCATAAGATTATACCCATTACGAGCAAAATCATTAGCTTGGTTTTTCGGTGCAGGCACCTCTGCTTCTGCAGGTATACCAACAGCAAGTGAACTGGTATGGGAGTTTAAACGCAAGATATATTGCTCTGAAGAAGGTTACCAAATTTCTTTATTTAACAACCTGAGTAATCCTGCAATTAGAAATCAGATCCAATCTTATTTTAATAGCAAAAATGAATATCCTAAAGAAAATTCTATAAAAGAATATTCTATTTATTTTGAAAAAGCATACCCCTCTGCTAGAGATAGAAGCGATTACTTAATGCAACAACTTCAAGGAATGCAAAATAGTTTTGGGCATAAGGTAATTGGTGTCTTAATGAAGAATGAGTTTATTAAATTAGTATTTACAACAAATTTTGATAAAGCTTTTGAAAATGCTGCCATCGACCAGTTAAAAACAATGGATAAATTTTTCGTTGCTTCTATTGATAATACCCTAACAGCAATTCAAAAATATCATTCAAATCTTCGACCATTTATTACTAAAATTCATGGAGATTATTTTTCTGAAAAATTAAAAAACACATCAGAGGAATTAAAACAACAAGACTTTCAACTTAGAGACATTCTATTTCATTCTTGTATTTCTAATGGATTAGCAGTTATGGGATATAGCGGTAGAGATGAATCTGTGATGGAAATTTTCAATAAAGCATTAGATCAAAGCACTAGCTTTCCAAATGGTATATTTTGGTTTATAAGAACTGGTTCTAATCCATTAAAAGAAGTTGTTGAATTTATTGACAAAGCTAAAAGTAAAAAAATACAGGCAGAGTTTGTAGAAATTGAAACATTTGACTCTGCTTGGGCTGAAATTGTAAAAGGGATTTCAGATTTGCCAGTAGAAGATATTTCAAAACTTAATACAAATTATTTCAAGCGTACAAATATTAAGCTACCCGATAAAGGAACTAAATATCCTGTAATTAGATTTAATGGAATTGAAATTGAAGAATTACCTTCAACTGCACGATTAATAAAATGTGATGCAGGAAACACAAAAGAAATTAAAGAACTAATACACAAAAGCAAAGCAGACCTTATCGCTATTAGAAAGCAATCTGGTATTGTTGGATTTGGTTCTGACGATGAATTTGAAAAAGTGTTTTCTACTTATGGACAAACTGAAAAAGATATATTTCAAATACCTGAATCAACAATAAATTATGATGATTCAACATTGAAAGGGTTGTTAACATATGGTTTATTAAAAGCACTTACTAACAACAAACCTCTAATAGACATAAAAAGAAGAAATCGATATTTGGTTATACCTGATCCCAAAATGATAAATGATCCATTTTTTGAACCATTAAAAAAGGTTTTAGAGACTCCATTAACAGGAATAATACCCAAAACAAGTATTAAGTGGATACATGCGATTGAAATTTGTTTGCAAAAGAAATTTTCTACCTCATTCTTGGTAATATCCCCTACAACGCTTGCAAGCAAAACAGACAATCAATTAGAACGACTAAAAATTGCTCCATTTATAAAGGAATGTACAGCAAAGTGGTTTAACAATAAATATTCTAACATACTTGATGTATGGCTTGATTTAATCTTTTTAGACAAAAAGGAAATAAATATTTCTGCATTTGGAAATGAATTAAAAGGCTTTAATGCTAATTATAAATTAAAACGTGAATCTGCATTCTCAAGAACAATTTAA
- a CDS encoding radical SAM protein, which produces MSTLKEITVEVTQKCNSNCIFCSSLSKSDSIHEIPLSKLKEISTFSKNNGASNINISGGEPLLYNDLTLFLKFNKENELNSVVYTSGNADFDSFFSDLKAKKIGQSDLSFVFNYQSIDCEIFNTLTNTSDCFSLENINKNILKCLQEGFRVEVHIVPNALNIGTIYKTCKFLKTIGISQVSLLRIVYQGRAAENKNILNFTKEHMLPNVIENIKNDICDDKFSLRVGIPYSSLLLLKTPCYAGTGKLIIKYDGKVFPCEAFKESPNNESYILGDIYIETLQEIWHKENMKLIELKKSIKESSCESCPAQLLYENV; this is translated from the coding sequence TTGAGCACCTTAAAAGAAATAACTGTTGAGGTTACACAGAAGTGTAATTCTAATTGTATTTTCTGCTCATCACTAAGTAAAAGTGATAGTATACATGAAATACCATTATCAAAACTGAAGGAGATTTCAACTTTTTCTAAGAACAATGGTGCATCAAATATCAATATTTCAGGCGGAGAACCATTGCTTTATAATGACCTGACATTGTTTCTTAAATTTAATAAGGAAAATGAATTGAACTCAGTTGTATATACTTCGGGTAATGCTGATTTTGATTCCTTTTTTAGTGATCTAAAAGCAAAAAAAATTGGACAGTCAGACCTATCTTTTGTTTTCAACTATCAATCGATTGATTGTGAAATATTTAACACGTTAACAAATACCAGTGATTGTTTTTCACTAGAAAACATCAATAAAAATATTTTGAAGTGTTTACAAGAGGGCTTCAGAGTGGAGGTTCATATTGTTCCAAACGCCTTAAACATAGGAACAATATATAAAACCTGTAAATTTCTTAAAACAATTGGAATCTCTCAAGTTAGCTTACTTCGTATTGTTTATCAAGGTAGGGCAGCTGAAAATAAAAACATTCTTAATTTCACAAAAGAACATATGTTGCCTAATGTTATAGAAAACATAAAAAATGATATTTGTGACGATAAGTTTTCATTAAGAGTAGGTATTCCATATAGTAGTTTACTTTTACTTAAAACCCCCTGTTATGCTGGAACTGGTAAGCTAATTATAAAATATGATGGAAAAGTTTTTCCTTGCGAAGCCTTTAAAGAATCTCCCAATAATGAAAGTTATATCTTGGGTGATATTTATATTGAAACCTTACAAGAAATCTGGCACAAGGAAAACATGAAGCTTATCGAATTAAAAAAGAGCATTAAAGAATCATCCTGTGAATCATGTCCTGCGCAACTTCTTTACGAAAATGTGTAA
- a CDS encoding pyridoxal phosphate-dependent aminotransferase — MLTISEKGKLMPASPIRKLVPFAEEAKSRGTKVYHLNIGQPDIKTPECALDAVRNADLKVIEYSHSAGFISYRKKLAKYYQGVGINITENEIIVTNGGSEAILFALMVCVNPGEEIIIPEPYYANYNGFAITAGVVVKPIVSSIKKDFALPAIEDFEKIITPKTKAIMLCNPNNPTGYLYSKEELEKLAVLVKKYNLYLFADEVYREFCYDGETHFSAMNLKGLEQNVVLLDSVSKRYSMCGVRIGVMISHNCEVMRAALNFAQARLCPPSYGQIAAEAAIETPKEYFTEVYNEYIERRNFMVGELNKMPGVYCPLPKGAFYAVASFPIDDADKFCEWLLTSFSYKGQTVMMAPASGFYSNPSMGKNECRLAYVLNIEDLRNSMEVLAQALKVYPGRTVGNLQFATEK; from the coding sequence ATGCTTACTATTTCCGAAAAGGGGAAGCTTATGCCTGCTTCGCCTATACGTAAATTAGTTCCATTTGCAGAAGAGGCAAAATCACGTGGAACTAAGGTATATCATTTAAATATTGGTCAACCTGATATTAAAACTCCTGAATGTGCTTTAGATGCAGTTCGAAATGCTGATTTAAAAGTTATAGAATACAGCCATTCTGCAGGATTTATATCTTATCGTAAAAAACTGGCAAAGTATTATCAGGGGGTTGGTATTAATATTACCGAGAATGAGATAATAGTGACCAATGGAGGAAGCGAAGCAATACTTTTTGCATTAATGGTTTGTGTTAATCCTGGTGAAGAAATAATTATCCCTGAGCCTTATTATGCAAATTATAATGGGTTTGCAATAACTGCCGGGGTTGTGGTTAAACCAATAGTTTCTTCAATAAAAAAAGATTTTGCTTTACCGGCTATTGAAGATTTTGAGAAAATTATTACTCCCAAAACAAAAGCAATAATGTTATGCAATCCAAATAATCCAACAGGTTATTTGTATTCAAAAGAGGAACTCGAAAAATTAGCAGTACTTGTAAAAAAATACAACTTGTATCTTTTTGCCGATGAGGTTTACAGAGAATTCTGTTATGATGGTGAAACACATTTTTCTGCAATGAACCTAAAAGGGCTGGAGCAAAATGTAGTTTTGTTAGATAGTGTTTCTAAACGTTATAGCATGTGCGGTGTAAGAATAGGAGTAATGATAAGTCATAATTGTGAAGTAATGCGTGCGGCTTTGAATTTTGCTCAGGCAAGATTGTGTCCGCCAAGTTATGGACAAATTGCTGCCGAAGCTGCTATTGAAACTCCAAAAGAATATTTTACCGAAGTATACAATGAATATATTGAACGACGTAATTTTATGGTTGGTGAATTAAATAAAATGCCTGGAGTTTATTGTCCATTGCCCAAAGGTGCGTTTTATGCTGTTGCTTCTTTTCCTATTGATGATGCAGATAAGTTTTGTGAGTGGTTATTAACCAGTTTTAGCTATAAAGGACAAACTGTTATGATGGCACCTGCTAGTGGATTTTATTCAAATCCTTCAATGGGGAAAAATGAATGTCGCTTAGCTTATGTTTTAAATATTGAAGATTTACGAAACTCAATGGAAGTACTTGCTCAGGCATTAAAGGTATATCCGGGAAGAACAGTTGGTAATCTCCAATTTGCTACTGAGAAGTAA
- a CDS encoding DUF1573 domain-containing protein codes for MRSIILIFLFAVISTGVTFSQTMTHKDSLKAAKNAAFLMFEKTTHDFGTIPYNGDGSVDFKFKNTGKNPLIISNCQASCGCTVPDWPKDPIVKNGTGAIKVKYNTTRVGPFQKTVTVTSNSSNSPIVITIKGTVEKAIEEKTVPTKDETVPSINKVNEQH; via the coding sequence ATGAGATCAATTATTTTGATTTTTCTTTTTGCAGTTATTTCTACAGGAGTAACTTTTTCTCAGACAATGACACATAAGGATAGTCTAAAAGCAGCTAAAAATGCAGCTTTTTTAATGTTTGAAAAGACAACGCATGATTTTGGCACAATTCCATATAATGGTGATGGTAGTGTTGATTTTAAATTTAAGAATACAGGAAAAAATCCTTTAATTATAAGTAACTGTCAGGCTTCATGCGGATGTACTGTTCCTGATTGGCCAAAAGATCCGATAGTTAAAAATGGAACCGGAGCTATAAAAGTAAAATATAATACTACACGTGTTGGTCCTTTTCAGAAAACCGTAACTGTAACTTCAAACTCTTCAAATTCTCCAATCGTCATTACAATAAAAGGTACTGTAGAAAAAGCTATAGAAGAAAAAACAGTTCCTACAAAAGACGAAACTGTTCCAAGTATTAATAAAGTTAACGAACAGCATTAA
- a CDS encoding valine--tRNA ligase: MKEIPAKYNPALTEDKWYSYWMQNGFFRSTPDNREAYTIVIPPPNVTGVLHMGHMLNNTLQDVLIRRARMLGKNACWVPGTDHASIATEAKVVAKLKDQGIDKNSLTREEFLKHAWEWKEKHGGIILEQLKKLGASCDWERTSFTMDKTLSESVIKVFIDLYNKGLIYRGVRMVNWDPQAKTAVSDEEVIYKEEQSNLYFVRYKIENSEEFITIATTRPETILGDTAVCVHPEDERYAHLKGKKVIIPLVNRAVPIIFDSYVDREFGTGALKVTPAHDINDYELGIKYNLETIDIFNDDGTLSEKAGFYIGVDRFEAKKLIVPELEKLGNLVKVEKYNNKLGYSERTNAVIEPKLSLQWFLKMKDLSVPALDNVMNDNIQLIPAKFKNTYKHWMENVKDWCISRQLWWGHRIPAWYIKDSHEFVIAEDVNSALKLAKAKHPEITASDLKQDEDVLDTWFSSWLWPISVFDGINKPNNPDIKYYYPTNDLITAPEILFFWVARMIIAGYEYIGDKPFSNVYLTGIVRDKQGRKMSKSLGNSPDPIELMQKYGADGVRVGMLLCSPAGNDLPFDENLTEQGRNFGNKIWNAFRLINQWEVDDKAEQPEHSKIAIEWFNSVLNKAIESVDDNFNKYRISEALMEIYKLFWDEFSSWYLEIIKPAYQQPIDGATLKSSIEFFDKLLKLLHPFMPFITEEIWQIIETRNNGESIMITQMPKCEKYNEQLLNDFENLKELTANVRTIRTERGFPMKEAIELYLKSNGEENKTNLNSVISKLCNLKSIIETSEEIENSATFHVKTIEYFIPIGTKLNIEDEINKLQQELDYLRGFLLSVNNKLANEKFVNHAPEQVVKIELAKKSDAEIKIKSLENQIQSLTNK, translated from the coding sequence ATGAAAGAAATTCCTGCAAAATATAATCCTGCGCTAACAGAGGACAAATGGTATTCATATTGGATGCAAAATGGTTTTTTCCGTTCAACACCAGATAATCGTGAAGCTTACACAATTGTAATCCCTCCGCCAAATGTTACCGGCGTTCTTCATATGGGTCACATGCTTAACAATACCTTACAGGATGTTCTTATTCGTCGTGCCAGAATGCTCGGTAAGAATGCTTGCTGGGTTCCCGGAACCGACCATGCATCTATTGCTACTGAGGCAAAAGTTGTAGCAAAATTAAAAGATCAGGGAATTGACAAAAATTCACTTACAAGAGAAGAATTTCTAAAACATGCATGGGAATGGAAAGAAAAACATGGAGGTATAATTTTAGAACAACTTAAAAAGCTTGGTGCATCATGCGATTGGGAACGCACAAGTTTTACAATGGATAAAACTCTTTCGGAAAGTGTTATAAAGGTTTTTATTGACCTATATAACAAAGGACTTATATACCGTGGAGTTAGAATGGTAAACTGGGATCCACAAGCTAAAACAGCAGTATCTGATGAAGAGGTAATTTACAAAGAAGAGCAATCTAATTTGTACTTTGTTAGATATAAAATTGAAAATTCTGAAGAATTTATAACAATAGCTACAACTCGTCCGGAAACTATACTTGGAGATACCGCTGTTTGTGTTCACCCCGAAGATGAAAGATATGCTCATTTAAAAGGTAAAAAAGTAATCATTCCTTTAGTGAATAGAGCAGTTCCTATAATCTTTGACAGTTATGTTGATCGCGAATTTGGTACTGGTGCTTTAAAAGTTACTCCTGCTCACGATATCAACGACTATGAACTTGGAATAAAATATAATTTAGAAACAATTGATATTTTTAATGATGACGGAACTTTAAGCGAAAAAGCCGGATTCTATATAGGGGTTGATCGTTTTGAAGCAAAAAAACTAATTGTTCCAGAATTGGAAAAACTTGGAAATCTTGTAAAAGTTGAAAAATATAACAATAAGCTTGGTTACTCTGAGCGCACCAATGCTGTAATCGAACCAAAACTTTCATTACAATGGTTTCTGAAAATGAAAGATCTTTCAGTTCCGGCTTTGGATAATGTTATGAATGATAATATCCAGCTAATTCCTGCAAAGTTTAAAAATACATACAAGCATTGGATGGAGAATGTTAAAGACTGGTGCATTAGTCGTCAGTTATGGTGGGGGCATAGAATACCGGCATGGTACATAAAAGATAGCCATGAATTTGTAATTGCAGAAGATGTTAATTCAGCACTAAAATTAGCAAAAGCAAAACATCCTGAAATAACTGCATCAGATTTAAAACAAGACGAAGATGTACTTGATACCTGGTTCTCATCATGGTTGTGGCCAATCTCAGTTTTTGACGGAATAAATAAGCCTAATAATCCTGATATTAAATATTATTATCCAACTAACGATTTAATCACTGCACCTGAAATTCTTTTCTTTTGGGTTGCCAGAATGATAATTGCAGGATATGAATACATCGGCGACAAACCTTTCAGTAACGTATATTTAACAGGTATTGTTCGTGATAAGCAGGGAAGAAAAATGTCAAAATCACTTGGTAATTCTCCAGACCCAATTGAATTAATGCAAAAATACGGAGCTGATGGTGTTCGTGTTGGCATGTTGTTATGTTCGCCTGCGGGAAACGATTTGCCATTTGACGAAAATCTTACAGAACAAGGTAGAAATTTCGGAAATAAAATATGGAATGCTTTCCGATTAATTAATCAATGGGAAGTTGACGATAAAGCAGAACAACCTGAACATTCAAAAATTGCAATAGAGTGGTTTAACTCTGTTTTAAATAAAGCCATAGAAAGTGTTGACGATAATTTTAATAAATATCGCATCTCAGAAGCATTAATGGAAATATACAAACTATTCTGGGACGAGTTTTCTTCATGGTATTTAGAAATTATTAAACCTGCATATCAGCAACCAATTGATGGAGCTACTTTAAAATCGAGCATTGAATTTTTCGATAAACTTTTAAAATTGTTACACCCGTTTATGCCATTTATTACCGAAGAAATATGGCAAATAATTGAGACCCGTAACAACGGTGAAAGTATTATGATAACTCAGATGCCAAAATGCGAAAAATATAATGAACAACTTTTAAATGATTTTGAGAATTTAAAAGAACTTACTGCAAATGTTCGTACAATTCGCACCGAAAGAGGATTTCCGATGAAAGAGGCTATTGAACTTTATTTAAAATCAAATGGTGAGGAAAATAAGACAAATTTAAATTCTGTAATCTCAAAACTCTGTAATTTAAAAAGCATAATTGAAACTTCTGAAGAAATTGAAAACTCTGCAACATTTCATGTTAAAACTATAGAATATTTTATTCCTATTGGAACAAAATTAAATATTGAAGATGAAATTAATAAATTACAACAAGAACTTGATTATCTTCGTGGTTTCTTACTTTCTGTAAATAATAAATTAGCTAACGAAAAATTTGTAAATCATGCCCCTGAACAAGTTGTGAAGATTGAACTTGCAAAGAAATCGGATGCTGAAATAAAAATTAAATCACTTGAAAACCAAATACAATCGCTAACAAATAAATAA
- the pdxA gene encoding 4-hydroxythreonine-4-phosphate dehydrogenase PdxA, with amino-acid sequence MSEKKIVVGITHGDINGIGYEIIIKCLSDVKITEICTPIVYGSSKVASYHRKALNIENFSFNQIRNASEANPKRANIINCTDEEVKVDPGKSTPESGKAAFDALQRAVSDLQKGEIDVLVTAPINKESIQSKDFKFPGHTEYFQQKWQSENVLMFMVSDKMKIGVVTGHIPISEVSKNISAKKIIEKLRIINRSLIEDFGIRRPRIAVLGLNPHSGDNGLIGNEEQTEIIPALKTARDEKIMALGPYPADGFFSSGNYMKFDAVLAMYHDQGLIPFKSLASDDGVNFTAGLPIVRTSPAHGTAYDIVDKNLATPDSFRKALYMACDIFRKRIEYRNLTANPLVVQDNGNCQ; translated from the coding sequence ATGAGCGAAAAAAAGATAGTTGTTGGCATTACACATGGCGATATTAATGGCATTGGATACGAAATTATTATAAAATGTTTAAGCGATGTTAAAATCACAGAAATCTGTACTCCAATAGTATACGGATCTTCAAAAGTTGCATCTTATCATCGTAAAGCTTTAAATATTGAGAACTTCAGCTTTAACCAAATTAGAAATGCAAGCGAAGCGAATCCTAAAAGAGCAAATATTATAAATTGTACCGACGAAGAAGTAAAAGTAGATCCGGGAAAATCAACACCCGAAAGTGGTAAAGCAGCTTTCGATGCCCTTCAGCGAGCAGTAAGCGATTTACAAAAAGGAGAAATTGATGTACTTGTTACAGCACCAATAAATAAAGAAAGCATACAATCAAAAGATTTTAAATTTCCTGGTCATACCGAGTATTTTCAGCAAAAATGGCAAAGCGAAAATGTTTTAATGTTTATGGTAAGCGATAAAATGAAAATTGGTGTAGTAACCGGTCATATACCTATTTCAGAAGTTTCTAAAAACATAAGTGCAAAAAAAATCATCGAAAAATTAAGAATAATAAATCGCTCACTTATTGAAGATTTTGGTATCCGTCGCCCTAGAATTGCTGTTCTTGGGTTAAATCCTCATTCAGGTGATAACGGTTTAATCGGAAATGAAGAACAAACTGAAATTATTCCGGCACTAAAAACTGCCCGCGACGAAAAAATTATGGCTTTAGGACCCTATCCGGCTGATGGTTTTTTCAGTTCTGGAAATTATATGAAATTCGATGCTGTTCTTGCAATGTATCACGATCAAGGGCTAATTCCATTTAAGTCATTAGCTTCTGATGACGGTGTGAATTTTACAGCAGGTCTGCCAATTGTACGCACTTCCCCTGCACACGGTACGGCATATGATATTGTAGATAAAAATCTGGCTACACCAGATTCATTCAGAAAAGCACTTTATATGGCATGCGATATTTTCAGAAAACGAATTGAATACCGCAATTTAACTGCCAATCCACTTGTAGTTCAGGATAATGGCAATTGTCAATAA